In Ctenopharyngodon idella isolate HZGC_01 chromosome 2, HZGC01, whole genome shotgun sequence, the following are encoded in one genomic region:
- the LOC127522031 gene encoding kinesin-like protein KIF1A isoform X6 yields MAGASVKVAVRVRPFNSREIGKDSKCIIQMSGNTTTIINPKQPKENKSFNFDYSYWSHTTPEDVNYACQKQVYKDIGEEMLLHAFEGYNVCIFAYGQTGAGKSYTMMGKQEKDQEGIIPLLCEDLFTKISDNNDNNMSYSVEVSYMEIYCERVRDLLNPKNKGNLRVREHPLMGPYVEDLSKLAVTSYNDIQDLMDSGNKARTVAATNMNETSSRSHAVFNIIFTQKRHDGETENTSEKVSKISLVDLAGSERADSTGAKGTRLKEGANINKSLTTLGKVISALAEVDSAPNKNKKKKKVESFIPYRDSVLTWLLRENLGGNSRTAMVAALSPADINYDETLSTLRYADRAKQIRCNAVINEDPNNRLVRELKDEVARLKDLLYAQGLGDIIEMTNAMTGMSPSPSLSALSSRAGSISSLHDRIMFSPGSEEAIERLKETEKIIAELNETWEEKLRRTEAIRMEREALLAEMGVAMREDGGTVGVFSPKKTPHLVNLNEDPLMSECLLYYIKDGITKVGREDASSRQDIVLSGHFIKDEHCIFTSSTNASGEGTVVLEPCEGAETYVNGKRVTEPTVLRSGNRIIMGKSHVFRFNDPEQARQERERTPCADTPVEPVDWAFAQRELLEKQGIDMKQEMEQRLQELEDQYRKEREEASNLLEQQRLDYESKLEALQRQVNSRYYPETTEEEEEPEEEVLWTKRETELALWAFRKWRFYQFTSLRDLLWGNAIFLKEANAISVELKKKVQFQFVLLTDTLYSPLPPDLLPPSIAKDREKRLFPRTIVAVEVQDQKNGATHYWTLDKLRQRLDLMREMYDRAAEVPSTAVEDCDHMMSGGDPFYDRFPWFRLVGRAFVYLSNLLYPVPLVHRVAIVSEKGEVKGFLRVAVQAISADEEAPDYGSGVRQSGTAKISFEDQQFEKFQTETCTAGMSHSNTSQEELRIVEGEGQNSEMGLSADEVNNNTCAASPEVPNSPLKGLECPLDVAQEKSFQHLKIGSNFTFRVTVLQASSISAEYADIFCQFNFIHRHDEAFSTEPLKNTGRGPPLGFYHVQNITVEVTKSFVEYIKSQPIVFEVFGHYQKQPFPPLCKDLISSLRPTRRQFPRVMPLSKPVPATKLSTLTRSTAGPCHCKYDLMAFFEICELEANGDYIPAVVDHRGGMPCHGTFLLHQGIQRRITVTIAHETGNDIEWKEVKELVIGRIRNTPEADETIIDPNILSLNILSSGYIRPSYDDRTFYRFEAAWDSSMHNSLLLNRVTPYGEKIYITLSAYLEMENCTQPTVITKDFCMVFYSRDAKLPASRSIRNLFSTGAFRPSESNRVTGVYELSLCHLADIGSPGMQRRRRRVLDTSVAYVRGEENLAGWRPRSDSLILDHQWELEKLSLLQEVEKTRHYLLLREKLEASLLLGQDSFCGKDLMDSPKASSPMISPVVSLGLDSPNERQRELAAKCVRLLMHTFNRQYSQVSSSLSESKLSEMSASLLRDGSSSPLNTLTPSSTCPSLVDSHYGNPDLRGAEANSGASSPDLDPFSPIERKPRSCTFIPNIQEIRVSPIVSKKGYLHFLEPHTSGWVKRYIVVRRPYVYLYRSERDCVERAVINLSSAQVEYSEDQQTMLRAPNTFAVCTEHRNILLQAGNDKEMHDWLYAFNPLLAGTIRSKLSRRKSGQMRM; encoded by the exons CAATTATAAATCCAAAACAGCCAAAAGAAAACAAGAGCTTCAACTTTGACTATTCCTATTGGTCACATACAACG CCAGAAGATGTGAACTATGCATGCCAAAAGCAGGTTTATAAAGACATAGGGGAGGAAATGCTTCTGCATGCCTTTGAGGGATATAACGTCTGTATCTTTGCCTATGGGCAAACTGGGGCTGGAAAGTCATATACCATGATGGGCAAGCAAGAGAAGGACCAAGAAGGCATCATCCCACTG CTATGTGAGGACCTGTTTACCAAGATCAGTGACAATAATGACAACAACATGTCATACTCGGTTGAG GTAAGTTACATGGAGATCTACTGTGAGCGTGTGCGGGACCTTCTGAACCCAAAGAACAAAGGGAATCTGCGTGTGCGAGAGCATCCTCTGATGGGGCCATATGTGGAGGACCTATCAAAACTGGCTGTTACTTCCTACAATGACATTCAGGACCTAATGGACTCTGGAAACAAAGCCAG GACTGTGGCGGCCACCAACATGAATGAGACCAGCAGCCGCTCCCATGCTGTATTCAACATCATCTTCACACAgaaacgacatgatggtgagacAGAGAACACATCTGAAAAG GTCAGCAAAATCAGCTTGGTAGACTTGGCAGGGAGTGAGCGTGCTGATTCTACTGGAGCTAAAGGCACTAGACTCAAG GAAGGAGCTAATATCAACAAATCTTTAACAACGCTGGGCAAAGTTATCTCTGCGTTGGCCGAAGTG GACTCTGCACCAAACAAG aacaagaagaagaagaaagtggAGAGCTTTATTCCATACAGAGATTCAGTTCTGACATGGCTGCTGAGGGAAAACCTTG GAGGTAACTCCCGCACTGCCATGGTAGCAGCTCTAAGTCCTGCTGATATTAACTATGATGAGACTCTCAGCACACTCAG GTATGCTGACCGAGCCAAGCAGATCCGTTGCAACGCCGTCATCAATGAAGACCCCAACAACCGCCTGGTGCGTGAGTTGAAGGACGAGGTGGCTCGTCTGAAGGATCTGCTCTATGCTCAGGGTCTTGGAGACATCATTGAGA TGACCAATGCCATGACAGGGATGAGCCCCTCCCCCTCACTCTCTGCCCTGTCCAGCCGAGCTGGCTCCATCAGCAGTCTGCATGACCGGATCATGTTCAGCCCGGGAAGCGAGGAAGCCATTGAGAGGCTGAAA GAAACTGAGAAGATAATCGCAGAACTCAATGAAACTTGGGAAGAGAAGCTTCGCCGCACCGAGGCCATTCGAATGGAAAG GGAGGCACTTTTAGCTGAAATGGGTGTGGCGATGAGGGAAGATGGAGGTACCGTTGGAGTCTTTTCACCAAAGAAG ACTCCACACTTGGTCAACCTCAATGAAGATCCACTGATGTCTGAGTGCTTATTGTACTACATTAAAGATGGAATCACCAA GGTCGGCCGTGAAGATGCCAGCAGTCGGCAGGACATTGTTCTGAGCGGCCATTTCATTAAAGATGAACACTGTATATTTACAAGTAGTACAAATGCCTCAGGAGAGGGTACGGTTGTCCTGGAGCCTTGTGAAGGAGCAGAGACTTACGTTAACGGCAAGAGAGTGACAGAGCCCACTGTTCTCAGATCAG GTAACCGTATCATTATGGGCAAGAGCCACGTGTTCCGTTTCAATGACCCAGAGCAAGCACGGCAAGAGAGGGAGAGGACCCCATGTGCAGACACACCTGTGGAGCCGGTGGACTGGGCCTTTGCCCAGAGAGAGCTATTGGAGAAACAAGGCATTGACATGAAACAAGAGATGGAGCAAAG GTTACAGGAGCTGGAGGACCAGTACCGCAAGGAGAGAGAAGAAGCAAGCAACCTTCTGGAACAGCAGAGACTG gaCTATGAGAGTAAGCTGGAAGCTCTTCAGAGGCAGGTCAACTCCAGATATTACCCAGAAACcactgaggaagaggaggaaccAGAAGAGGAAG TGCTGTGGACAAAGCGGGAGACGGAACTGGCCCTCTGGGCTTTCCGGAAATGGCGATTCTATCAGTTCACCTCTCTCAGAGACCTGCTCTGGGGAAATGCAATTTTCCTCAAGGAGGCTAATGCCATTAGTGTGGAGCTGAAGAAAAAG gttcagtttcagtttgtgCTGTTAACGGATACACTGTACTCCCCACTGCCCCCTGACCTCCTGCCCCCCAGCATAGCCAAAGACAGGGAGAAAAGGCTATTCCCTCGCACCATTGTAGCAGTAGAGGTTCAGGACCAGAAAAATGGTGCCACACACTACTGGACCCTGGACAAACTCAG ACAAAGACTGGATTTGATGAGAGAAATGTATGACCGAGCAGCAGAGGTGCCCAGTACGGCAGTCGAGGACTGTGATCATATGATGTCCGGTGGTGACCCCTTCTATGACCGCTTTCCATGGTTCCGCCTGGTTGGTCG GGCGTTTGTGTATCTGAGTAATCTGCTGTACCCTGTGCCATTAGTGCACCGTGTGGCCATTGTAAGTGAGAAAGGCGAGGTCAAGGGTTTCCTCCGAGTAGCAGTACAAGCCATATCAG CTGATGAAGAAGCTCCTGATTATGGCTCTGGTGTGAGACAATCAGGAACGGCTAAGATTTCATTTGAGGATCAACAATTTGAGAAG TTCCAGACAGAAACATGCACCGCTGGCATGTCTCACTCAAACACATCTCAAGAGGAGCTGCGCATTGTAGAAGGAGAAGGACAAAACTCAGAGATGGGGCTCAGTGCTGATGAGGTCAACAACAACACCTGTGCAG CCTCTCCTGAAGTTCCTAACAGTCCTCTCAAGGGTCTGGAATGTCCTCTTGATGTGGCCCAGGAAAAATCCTTCCAGCACTTAAAAATAGGCAGCAACTTCACCTTCAGGGTCACAGTGCTTCAGGCCTCCAGCATCTCTGCTGAGTATGCAGATATCTTCTGCCAGTTCAA CTTTATTCACAGACATGACGAGGCATTTTCCACTGAGCCATTAAAGAATACCGGCCGAGGGCCTCCTCTGGGATTCTACCATGTACAGAAT ATAACTGTAGAGGTCACCAAATCTTTTGTGGAATACATCAAGAGTCAGCCAATAGTTTTTGAGGTATTTGGCCATTACCAAAAACAGCCCTTCCCTCCTCTCTGTAAGGACTTGATTAG TTCATTACGTCCAACAAGAAGGCAGTTCCCTAGGGTTATGCCTTTGTCAAAGCCAG TGCCTGCCACAAAACTGAGCACGCTCACACGCTCCACTGCTGGCCCATGTCACTGCAAATATGACCTTATGGCATTTTTTGAGATCTGTGAGCTGGAGGCCAACGGAGA CTATATCCCAGCTGTTGTTGATCACAGGGGTGGAATGCCCTGCCATGGTACATTCCTGTTGCACCAG GGCATCCAAAGGAGAATTACAGTCACTATAGCCCATGAAACCGGCAATGATATTGAGTGGAAGGAGGTTAAAGAGCTCGTCATAG GGCGCATCCGTAACACACCCGAGGCAGATGAGACTATCATCGACCCCAACATCCTGTCCCTCAACATCCTGTCTTCAGGCTACATACGACCATCTTATGATGACAG GACATTTTACCGCTTTGAGGCAGCATGGGATAGCTCCATGCACAACTCCCTTCTGCTGAACCGTGTCACTCCATATGGAGAGAAAATTTACATCACACTCTCCGCCTATCTTGAG ATGGAGAACTGCACTCAGCCCACTGTCATCACTAAggacttttgcatggtgttctACTCCAGAGACGCTAAACTTCCTGCGTCTCGCTCCATTCGAAACCTTTTCAGCACTGGTGCCTTTAGGCCCTCTGAGAG TAACCGTGTGACTGGAGTGTACGAATTAAGCCTCTGTCATTTGGCTGACATTGGAAGTCCTG GTATGCAAAGGAGGCGCAGACGGGTGCTGGACACCTCAGTGGCGTATGTGCGTGGAGAGGAGAACCTTGCAGGTTGGAGGCCCCGCAGTGACAGCCTCATCCTGGACCACCAGTGGGAGCTAGAGAAACTTAGCCTCCTACAAGAG GTGGAGAAGACCAGGCATTACCTTCTGCTGAGAGAGAAGCTAGAAGCATCTCTGCTGCTGGGACAGGATTCTTTCTGTGGCAAAGACCTGATGGACTCACCTAAGGCCTCCAGCCCCATGATCAGCCCAGTAGTCAGTCTGGGTTTGGACAGTCCCAATGAGAGGCAGAGGGAGCTGGCTGCCAAG TGTGTGCGACTGCTCATGCACACCTTCAACAGGCAGTACAGCCAGGTGAGCAGCAGTCTCAGTGAGAGCAAG ctGTCAGAGATGTCCGCATCCCTTTTAAGAGACGGTTCTTCTTCAcctctaaacactttgacacccTCCTCCACCTGCCCGTCACTGGTGGACAGTCACTATGGCAATCCAGACCTCAG AGGAGCTGAGGCTAACTCAGGTGCCTCTAGCCCTGATCTCGACCCCTTCAGCCCCATAGAGAGAAAACCCAGGAGCTGCACCTTCATCCCGAACATCCAGGAGATTCGTGTCAG CCCCATTGTGTCAAAGAAAGGCTATCTACACTTTCTTGAGCCACACACCAGTGGCTGGGTGAAGCGGTACATTGTGGTACGGCGGCCCTACGTCTACCTGTACCGCAGTGAGAGAGACTGCGTGGAGAGAGCCGTCATCAACCTGTCCTCTGCCCAGGTGGAGTACAGCGAAGATCAGCAGACCATGCTGAGG GCTCCTAACACTTTTGCAGTGTGCACTGAGCACCGGAACATTCTCCTCCAAGCAGGCAATGACAAAGAGATGCATGACTGGTTGTACGCATTCAACCCACTGCTGGCAGGAACTATCAG GTCTAAGCTTTCCAGAAGAAAATCAGGACAGATGAGGATGTGA
- the LOC127522031 gene encoding kinesin-like protein KIF1A isoform X2 has product MAGASVKVAVRVRPFNSREIGKDSKCIIQMSGNTTTIINPKQPKENKSFNFDYSYWSHTTPEDVNYACQKQVYKDIGEEMLLHAFEGYNVCIFAYGQTGAGKSYTMMGKQEKDQEGIIPLLCEDLFTKISDNNDNNMSYSVEVSYMEIYCERVRDLLNPKNKGNLRVREHPLMGPYVEDLSKLAVTSYNDIQDLMDSGNKARTVAATNMNETSSRSHAVFNIIFTQKRHDGETENTSEKVSKISLVDLAGSERADSTGAKGTRLKEGANINKSLTTLGKVISALAEVDSAPNKNKKKKKVESFIPYRDSVLTWLLRENLGGNSRTAMVAALSPADINYDETLSTLRYADRAKQIRCNAVINEDPNNRLVRELKDEVARLKDLLYAQGLGDIIEMTNAMTGMSPSPSLSALSSRAGSISSLHDRIMFSPGSEEAIERLKETEKIIAELNETWEEKLRRTEAIRMEREALLAEMGVAMREDGGTVGVFSPKKTPHLVNLNEDPLMSECLLYYIKDGITKVGREDASSRQDIVLSGHFIKDEHCIFTSSTNASGEGTVVLEPCEGAETYVNGKRVTEPTVLRSGNRIIMGKSHVFRFNDPEQARQERERTPCADTPVEPVDWAFAQRELLEKQGIDMKQEMEQRLQELEDQYRKEREEASNLLEQQRLDYESKLEALQRQVNSRYYPETTEEEEEPEEEVLWTKRETELALWAFRKWRFYQFTSLRDLLWGNAIFLKEANAISVELKKKVQFQFVLLTDTLYSPLPPDLLPPSIAKDREKRLFPRTIVAVEVQDQKNGATHYWTLDKLRQRLDLMREMYDRAAEVPSTAVEDCDHMMSGGDPFYDRFPWFRLVGRTPILNTCMTERMSGLTLSPTLSDPDSDITELADERHYGKVEVEDEELEDLDDEIFLEDPGSELGREEEDGVGEHCPGVSDGQDPFYDRWPLFSLVGRAFVYLSNLLYPVPLVHRVAIVSEKGEVKGFLRVAVQAISADEEAPDYGSGVRQSGTAKISFEDQQFEKFQTETCTAGMSHSNTSQEELRIVEGEGQNSEMGLSADEVNNNTCAASPEVPNSPLKGLECPLDVAQEKSFQHLKIGSNFTFRVTVLQASSISAEYADIFCQFNFIHRHDEAFSTEPLKNTGRGPPLGFYHVQNITVEVTKSFVEYIKSQPIVFEVFGHYQKQPFPPLCKDLISSLRPTRRQFPRVMPLSKPVPATKLSTLTRSTAGPCHCKYDLMAFFEICELEANGDYIPAVVDHRGGMPCHGTFLLHQGIQRRITVTIAHETGNDIEWKEVKELVIGRIRNTPEADETIIDPNILSLNILSSGYIRPSYDDRVSLGIDHRTFYRFEAAWDSSMHNSLLLNRVTPYGEKIYITLSAYLEMENCTQPTVITKDFCMVFYSRDAKLPASRSIRNLFSTGAFRPSESNRVTGVYELSLCHLADIGSPGMQRRRRRVLDTSVAYVRGEENLAGWRPRSDSLILDHQWELEKLSLLQEVEKTRHYLLLREKLEASLLLGQDSFCGKDLMDSPKASSPMISPVVSLGLDSPNERQRELAAKCVRLLMHTFNRQYSQVSSSLSESKLSEMSASLLRDGSSSPLNTLTPSSTCPSLVDSHYGNPDLRGAEANSGASSPDLDPFSPIERKPRSCTFIPNIQEIRVSPIVSKKGYLHFLEPHTSGWVKRYIVVRRPYVYLYRSERDCVERAVINLSSAQVEYSEDQQTMLRAPNTFAVCTEHRNILLQAGNDKEMHDWLYAFNPLLAGTIRSKLSRRKSGQMRM; this is encoded by the exons CAATTATAAATCCAAAACAGCCAAAAGAAAACAAGAGCTTCAACTTTGACTATTCCTATTGGTCACATACAACG CCAGAAGATGTGAACTATGCATGCCAAAAGCAGGTTTATAAAGACATAGGGGAGGAAATGCTTCTGCATGCCTTTGAGGGATATAACGTCTGTATCTTTGCCTATGGGCAAACTGGGGCTGGAAAGTCATATACCATGATGGGCAAGCAAGAGAAGGACCAAGAAGGCATCATCCCACTG CTATGTGAGGACCTGTTTACCAAGATCAGTGACAATAATGACAACAACATGTCATACTCGGTTGAG GTAAGTTACATGGAGATCTACTGTGAGCGTGTGCGGGACCTTCTGAACCCAAAGAACAAAGGGAATCTGCGTGTGCGAGAGCATCCTCTGATGGGGCCATATGTGGAGGACCTATCAAAACTGGCTGTTACTTCCTACAATGACATTCAGGACCTAATGGACTCTGGAAACAAAGCCAG GACTGTGGCGGCCACCAACATGAATGAGACCAGCAGCCGCTCCCATGCTGTATTCAACATCATCTTCACACAgaaacgacatgatggtgagacAGAGAACACATCTGAAAAG GTCAGCAAAATCAGCTTGGTAGACTTGGCAGGGAGTGAGCGTGCTGATTCTACTGGAGCTAAAGGCACTAGACTCAAG GAAGGAGCTAATATCAACAAATCTTTAACAACGCTGGGCAAAGTTATCTCTGCGTTGGCCGAAGTG GACTCTGCACCAAACAAG aacaagaagaagaagaaagtggAGAGCTTTATTCCATACAGAGATTCAGTTCTGACATGGCTGCTGAGGGAAAACCTTG GAGGTAACTCCCGCACTGCCATGGTAGCAGCTCTAAGTCCTGCTGATATTAACTATGATGAGACTCTCAGCACACTCAG GTATGCTGACCGAGCCAAGCAGATCCGTTGCAACGCCGTCATCAATGAAGACCCCAACAACCGCCTGGTGCGTGAGTTGAAGGACGAGGTGGCTCGTCTGAAGGATCTGCTCTATGCTCAGGGTCTTGGAGACATCATTGAGA TGACCAATGCCATGACAGGGATGAGCCCCTCCCCCTCACTCTCTGCCCTGTCCAGCCGAGCTGGCTCCATCAGCAGTCTGCATGACCGGATCATGTTCAGCCCGGGAAGCGAGGAAGCCATTGAGAGGCTGAAA GAAACTGAGAAGATAATCGCAGAACTCAATGAAACTTGGGAAGAGAAGCTTCGCCGCACCGAGGCCATTCGAATGGAAAG GGAGGCACTTTTAGCTGAAATGGGTGTGGCGATGAGGGAAGATGGAGGTACCGTTGGAGTCTTTTCACCAAAGAAG ACTCCACACTTGGTCAACCTCAATGAAGATCCACTGATGTCTGAGTGCTTATTGTACTACATTAAAGATGGAATCACCAA GGTCGGCCGTGAAGATGCCAGCAGTCGGCAGGACATTGTTCTGAGCGGCCATTTCATTAAAGATGAACACTGTATATTTACAAGTAGTACAAATGCCTCAGGAGAGGGTACGGTTGTCCTGGAGCCTTGTGAAGGAGCAGAGACTTACGTTAACGGCAAGAGAGTGACAGAGCCCACTGTTCTCAGATCAG GTAACCGTATCATTATGGGCAAGAGCCACGTGTTCCGTTTCAATGACCCAGAGCAAGCACGGCAAGAGAGGGAGAGGACCCCATGTGCAGACACACCTGTGGAGCCGGTGGACTGGGCCTTTGCCCAGAGAGAGCTATTGGAGAAACAAGGCATTGACATGAAACAAGAGATGGAGCAAAG GTTACAGGAGCTGGAGGACCAGTACCGCAAGGAGAGAGAAGAAGCAAGCAACCTTCTGGAACAGCAGAGACTG gaCTATGAGAGTAAGCTGGAAGCTCTTCAGAGGCAGGTCAACTCCAGATATTACCCAGAAACcactgaggaagaggaggaaccAGAAGAGGAAG TGCTGTGGACAAAGCGGGAGACGGAACTGGCCCTCTGGGCTTTCCGGAAATGGCGATTCTATCAGTTCACCTCTCTCAGAGACCTGCTCTGGGGAAATGCAATTTTCCTCAAGGAGGCTAATGCCATTAGTGTGGAGCTGAAGAAAAAG gttcagtttcagtttgtgCTGTTAACGGATACACTGTACTCCCCACTGCCCCCTGACCTCCTGCCCCCCAGCATAGCCAAAGACAGGGAGAAAAGGCTATTCCCTCGCACCATTGTAGCAGTAGAGGTTCAGGACCAGAAAAATGGTGCCACACACTACTGGACCCTGGACAAACTCAG ACAAAGACTGGATTTGATGAGAGAAATGTATGACCGAGCAGCAGAGGTGCCCAGTACGGCAGTCGAGGACTGTGATCATATGATGTCCGGTGGTGACCCCTTCTATGACCGCTTTCCATGGTTCCGCCTGGTTGGTCG CACTCCCATTCTCAACACGTGCATGACCGAGCGCATGAGTGGCCTTACCCTTTCCCCCACCCTCTCCGACCCTGACTCTGACATAACCGAGCTTGCCGATGAGCGGCATTATGGGAAAGTCGAGGTGGAGGATGAGGAGTTGGAGGACCTGGACGATGAGATCTTTTTGGAGGACCCTGGCTCAGAGCTTGggagagaggaggaggatggTGTGGGGGAGCACTGCCCAGGTGTCAGCGATGGCCAGGACCCCTTTTACGACCGCTGGCCTCTGTTCAGTTTAGTGGGAAG GGCGTTTGTGTATCTGAGTAATCTGCTGTACCCTGTGCCATTAGTGCACCGTGTGGCCATTGTAAGTGAGAAAGGCGAGGTCAAGGGTTTCCTCCGAGTAGCAGTACAAGCCATATCAG CTGATGAAGAAGCTCCTGATTATGGCTCTGGTGTGAGACAATCAGGAACGGCTAAGATTTCATTTGAGGATCAACAATTTGAGAAG TTCCAGACAGAAACATGCACCGCTGGCATGTCTCACTCAAACACATCTCAAGAGGAGCTGCGCATTGTAGAAGGAGAAGGACAAAACTCAGAGATGGGGCTCAGTGCTGATGAGGTCAACAACAACACCTGTGCAG CCTCTCCTGAAGTTCCTAACAGTCCTCTCAAGGGTCTGGAATGTCCTCTTGATGTGGCCCAGGAAAAATCCTTCCAGCACTTAAAAATAGGCAGCAACTTCACCTTCAGGGTCACAGTGCTTCAGGCCTCCAGCATCTCTGCTGAGTATGCAGATATCTTCTGCCAGTTCAA CTTTATTCACAGACATGACGAGGCATTTTCCACTGAGCCATTAAAGAATACCGGCCGAGGGCCTCCTCTGGGATTCTACCATGTACAGAAT ATAACTGTAGAGGTCACCAAATCTTTTGTGGAATACATCAAGAGTCAGCCAATAGTTTTTGAGGTATTTGGCCATTACCAAAAACAGCCCTTCCCTCCTCTCTGTAAGGACTTGATTAG TTCATTACGTCCAACAAGAAGGCAGTTCCCTAGGGTTATGCCTTTGTCAAAGCCAG TGCCTGCCACAAAACTGAGCACGCTCACACGCTCCACTGCTGGCCCATGTCACTGCAAATATGACCTTATGGCATTTTTTGAGATCTGTGAGCTGGAGGCCAACGGAGA CTATATCCCAGCTGTTGTTGATCACAGGGGTGGAATGCCCTGCCATGGTACATTCCTGTTGCACCAG GGCATCCAAAGGAGAATTACAGTCACTATAGCCCATGAAACCGGCAATGATATTGAGTGGAAGGAGGTTAAAGAGCTCGTCATAG GGCGCATCCGTAACACACCCGAGGCAGATGAGACTATCATCGACCCCAACATCCTGTCCCTCAACATCCTGTCTTCAGGCTACATACGACCATCTTATGATGACAG AGTGTCATTGGGAATTGACCATAG GACATTTTACCGCTTTGAGGCAGCATGGGATAGCTCCATGCACAACTCCCTTCTGCTGAACCGTGTCACTCCATATGGAGAGAAAATTTACATCACACTCTCCGCCTATCTTGAG ATGGAGAACTGCACTCAGCCCACTGTCATCACTAAggacttttgcatggtgttctACTCCAGAGACGCTAAACTTCCTGCGTCTCGCTCCATTCGAAACCTTTTCAGCACTGGTGCCTTTAGGCCCTCTGAGAG TAACCGTGTGACTGGAGTGTACGAATTAAGCCTCTGTCATTTGGCTGACATTGGAAGTCCTG GTATGCAAAGGAGGCGCAGACGGGTGCTGGACACCTCAGTGGCGTATGTGCGTGGAGAGGAGAACCTTGCAGGTTGGAGGCCCCGCAGTGACAGCCTCATCCTGGACCACCAGTGGGAGCTAGAGAAACTTAGCCTCCTACAAGAG GTGGAGAAGACCAGGCATTACCTTCTGCTGAGAGAGAAGCTAGAAGCATCTCTGCTGCTGGGACAGGATTCTTTCTGTGGCAAAGACCTGATGGACTCACCTAAGGCCTCCAGCCCCATGATCAGCCCAGTAGTCAGTCTGGGTTTGGACAGTCCCAATGAGAGGCAGAGGGAGCTGGCTGCCAAG TGTGTGCGACTGCTCATGCACACCTTCAACAGGCAGTACAGCCAGGTGAGCAGCAGTCTCAGTGAGAGCAAG ctGTCAGAGATGTCCGCATCCCTTTTAAGAGACGGTTCTTCTTCAcctctaaacactttgacacccTCCTCCACCTGCCCGTCACTGGTGGACAGTCACTATGGCAATCCAGACCTCAG AGGAGCTGAGGCTAACTCAGGTGCCTCTAGCCCTGATCTCGACCCCTTCAGCCCCATAGAGAGAAAACCCAGGAGCTGCACCTTCATCCCGAACATCCAGGAGATTCGTGTCAG CCCCATTGTGTCAAAGAAAGGCTATCTACACTTTCTTGAGCCACACACCAGTGGCTGGGTGAAGCGGTACATTGTGGTACGGCGGCCCTACGTCTACCTGTACCGCAGTGAGAGAGACTGCGTGGAGAGAGCCGTCATCAACCTGTCCTCTGCCCAGGTGGAGTACAGCGAAGATCAGCAGACCATGCTGAGG GCTCCTAACACTTTTGCAGTGTGCACTGAGCACCGGAACATTCTCCTCCAAGCAGGCAATGACAAAGAGATGCATGACTGGTTGTACGCATTCAACCCACTGCTGGCAGGAACTATCAG GTCTAAGCTTTCCAGAAGAAAATCAGGACAGATGAGGATGTGA